Genomic DNA from Nonomuraea rubra:
CCCGTCCGACAACGCCAGGAAACTCCCCGCCGGCAACGCCGCCACGAACCGCCGCACCACATCCGCCGCCGCGTCGTACGACGGCACCTGCCCCGCGATGCTCAGCATGATCAGCCCGATCGGCCGGGAGAAATCCAGCGTCCTGCCCGCCCCTGCCACGATGGCCTCGGGATCGCGCACGTCAGCGTCCAGATAATCCGTCACCCCCGCCGCGGAACCCGAGAGCAACGACCTCGCGTGCACCAGCACCAGCGGATCGTTGTCGACGTAGACCACCCGCGACTCGGGCGCCAGCCGCTGCGCCACCTCGTGCGTGTTGTCGGCCGTCGGCAGACCCGCCCCGACGTCCAGGAACTGCCTGATCCCCATCTCGGTGACGAGAAAGCCCACCACCCGCCGCAGGAACTCGCGCTGCAGCCTCGCCACCTGCGCGAAATCGGGGAACATCCGCAGCAGATTCTCGCCGGCCTCGCGATCCGCCGCGTAGTTGTCGGTGCCGCCGAGCAGGTAGTTCCAGACCCGGGCCGAATGCGGTCTCGTCTCGTCGATCTGGGGGTTGTGATCCATGACAAGAGCGTAAACACGACCCGGCGCCTTTACAATGTAGATTCACTCGAGGAGCAGGTCGAGGACGGCGTTGACGGCCGGGGTCGCGGTGCGGATGAGCGCGTACGTGGTGCGGGTGATCTCGATCGTGGAGATCGGGCGCAGCACGACGCCTGCCGGCACGCCGACGGCGGTGGCGACCAGCTCGGGGACCAGGGCCGCGCCCAGCCCCTCGCGCACCATGCGCAGCACGAGCGCGTAGTCGTCGGCCGTGTGGATGACGTTCGGCCGGAAGCCCGCCAGGGCGCAGGCGCGGTCGAGCATCTCGTGGTCGCTGGTCCCCTGCGAGCCGGCGATCCACGGCTCCTCGCGCAGGGCGCGCAGGTCCACCGAGCCGGACGCCTCCGGATGATCGGCGGGCAGGGCCATCAGCATCGGCTCGACGCCCGCGAACCGGCGCGTGACCCCGGGCCGGGGCTCCTCGGGGATGAGGCTGTAGGTGAACACGATCGCCACGTCGCAGCCGCCGGCACGCAGCGCCTCGGCGGCCTCGCGGGGTTCGAGCTCCTGCACGATCACGTGCAGGCCGGGGTGGCGGACCCGGGCCGCGGCGATCGCGGGCAGGAGGCGGGCGACGGCCGCCGTGGCGAAACAGGCCACCCTGACCGGCCCTCTCGGGGTGGAGGCCGAGCGCAGATCCTCCTCGGCGGCGCCGAGGGCGTCCAGGACGATGCGCGCGTGCCGTACGAGCCGGTCCCCCTCGGCGGTCAGCCGGACCCGCCGGCCCGCCCGCTCGAACAGCGGCACCCCGGCCTCCCGCTCCAGGACGGCGAGCTGCTGCGACACGCCGGACGAGGTCAGCCCGCACACCTCGGCGACGGCCGTCATCGTGCCGTGCTCGGCGAACTCGTTCAGCAGGCGCAACCTGCCCGGATCCAACACCAAGCATATCTTATAGATCCTCTCAGAAACACTAAGTGGACGTTGCCGATCGGTCGCGGCGACACTGTCGGTCCACCCCATCTCTATGAGGAGAGCGACATGCTGACCGTCGTCGAGGTCCCGCAGTGGCAGGGATCGTTGTCACCCACCGCTCCCAGCCTGGTCGAAGGCGCCGCCCGGCTGGCCGCCATGATCCCCGGGGCGGATGCGCACGTGCGGGTCGAGACCGGCGCGACCCTG
This window encodes:
- a CDS encoding SAM-dependent methyltransferase, with protein sequence MDHNPQIDETRPHSARVWNYLLGGTDNYAADREAGENLLRMFPDFAQVARLQREFLRRVVGFLVTEMGIRQFLDVGAGLPTADNTHEVAQRLAPESRVVYVDNDPLVLVHARSLLSGSAAGVTDYLDADVRDPEAIVAGAGRTLDFSRPIGLIMLSIAGQVPSYDAAADVVRRFVAALPAGSFLALSDGVEVNPALVEAVAFYNQRAAFPYTLRSPGEVAGFFEGLELVPPGVVSTPLWRPGPPQPVPGVVSAMCGVARKG
- a CDS encoding LysR family transcriptional regulator, yielding MLDPGRLRLLNEFAEHGTMTAVAEVCGLTSSGVSQQLAVLEREAGVPLFERAGRRVRLTAEGDRLVRHARIVLDALGAAEEDLRSASTPRGPVRVACFATAAVARLLPAIAAARVRHPGLHVIVQELEPREAAEALRAGGCDVAIVFTYSLIPEEPRPGVTRRFAGVEPMLMALPADHPEASGSVDLRALREEPWIAGSQGTSDHEMLDRACALAGFRPNVIHTADDYALVLRMVREGLGAALVPELVATAVGVPAGVVLRPISTIEITRTTYALIRTATPAVNAVLDLLLE